A window from Halomicrobium urmianum encodes these proteins:
- a CDS encoding helix-turn-helix transcriptional regulator: MDEALAEIEFLALSANRVEVLQLLAEGRHTRDELAAATGASQATLGRILGDLDERSWIRRDGSEYVATATGRLVASGVTDLLDILETERELRDVVEFLPTHAMDFDLGRLANATVTTPTVTRPDAPVQRVVDLIESASDVRVFSHAFNDQSLGVVEDLVTDGEGTFRGVFSRSAIDPLADDPGLRERLASLLDAENAAIRIRDEGVPVAVTVVDDVVHLLLRDGNGVLQASVDTDDRAVRSWAGDAFDHYWRTATPLERDDLPE, encoded by the coding sequence ATGGACGAGGCACTGGCGGAGATCGAGTTCCTCGCGCTCTCGGCCAACCGGGTCGAGGTGCTGCAGCTGCTCGCCGAGGGGCGACACACGCGCGACGAACTGGCCGCGGCGACGGGCGCGTCGCAGGCGACGCTCGGCCGGATCCTCGGCGACCTCGACGAGCGGTCCTGGATCCGCCGGGACGGCAGCGAGTACGTGGCGACGGCCACCGGGCGGCTGGTGGCCTCGGGCGTCACGGACCTGCTCGACATACTCGAGACGGAGCGCGAGCTGCGCGACGTCGTCGAGTTCCTGCCCACGCACGCGATGGACTTCGACCTGGGGCGGCTGGCGAACGCGACCGTCACGACGCCGACCGTGACGCGGCCCGACGCGCCGGTCCAGCGCGTGGTCGACCTGATCGAGTCGGCGTCGGACGTCCGGGTGTTCTCCCACGCGTTCAACGACCAGAGCCTCGGAGTCGTCGAGGACCTGGTCACCGACGGCGAGGGGACCTTCCGGGGCGTGTTCTCCCGGAGCGCCATCGACCCGCTGGCGGACGACCCCGGGCTCCGGGAGCGGCTGGCCTCGCTACTGGACGCCGAGAACGCCGCGATCCGCATCCGCGACGAGGGCGTGCCAGTGGCGGTGACCGTCGTCGACGACGTCGTCCACCTGCTGCTGCGCGACGGGAACGGCGTCCTCCAGGCCTCGGTGGACACCGACGACCGGGCTGTCCGGTCGTGGGCGGGCGACGCCTTCGACCACTACTGGCGGACCGCGACGCCGCTGGAGCGGGACGACCTGCCCGAGTGA
- a CDS encoding DMT family transporter — protein MVAKRALALALITAVLFGGTFVAAKAGLEYFPPLLFVALRFDVATVGLVAFAVATHSRAALRPRTWGDLAGILATGIFAIGLANALLFVGQQYATSAVGAIVFGLNPILTPVLAAGLLADERLSRRGVVGLALGLVGVALVVDPDPATLFAGGVGKLLLFGGAASGALGSVLIRRADSTLSSTARTAWGLPFGAALTHLLSLSAGESVAAVTWSQEALLALGYVGLFAGAVAYITYFELIDVAGAVRANLVFYVTPAVATLGGWALLGETVSVLTFAGFLTIFAGFAVLGSESIDVRRLLERVAPTAADVRPAGAARFDHGSDAVGFDGSDD, from the coding sequence GTGGTCGCGAAGCGCGCGCTCGCGCTGGCCCTGATCACAGCCGTCCTGTTCGGCGGGACGTTCGTCGCGGCGAAGGCGGGGCTGGAGTACTTCCCGCCGCTTTTGTTCGTCGCGCTGCGGTTCGACGTCGCGACGGTCGGTCTGGTGGCCTTCGCGGTCGCCACCCACTCCCGGGCGGCCCTCCGGCCGCGGACGTGGGGCGATCTCGCGGGCATCCTCGCGACCGGGATCTTCGCCATCGGGCTGGCCAACGCCCTGCTGTTCGTCGGCCAGCAGTACGCCACCAGCGCCGTCGGTGCGATCGTCTTCGGGCTCAATCCGATCCTGACGCCGGTGCTCGCCGCCGGCCTCCTCGCCGACGAGCGGCTCTCCCGGCGCGGCGTCGTCGGCCTCGCCCTCGGGCTGGTCGGGGTCGCGCTCGTGGTCGACCCGGACCCGGCGACGCTGTTCGCCGGCGGCGTGGGGAAGCTCCTGCTGTTCGGCGGCGCCGCCAGCGGTGCCCTCGGGAGCGTCCTCATCCGCCGGGCCGACAGCACGCTCTCCAGCACCGCCCGGACCGCCTGGGGGCTGCCCTTCGGCGCGGCGCTGACGCACCTCCTGAGCCTGTCGGCCGGCGAGTCGGTCGCCGCCGTGACCTGGAGCCAGGAGGCGCTGCTCGCGCTGGGTTACGTCGGCCTGTTCGCCGGCGCCGTCGCCTACATCACCTACTTCGAGCTGATCGACGTCGCCGGCGCCGTCCGGGCGAACCTGGTGTTCTACGTCACGCCGGCCGTCGCCACGCTCGGGGGCTGGGCGCTGCTGGGCGAGACTGTCTCCGTGCTGACCTTCGCCGGCTTCCTGACCATCTTCGCCGGCTTCGCCGTCCTGGGTAGCGAATCGATCGACGTCCGTCGGCTGCTGGAGCGCGTCGCTCCGACCGCCGCCGACGTCCGGCCAGCGGGTGCGGCGCGCTTCGATCACGGGTCGGACGCGGTCGGGTTCGACGGTTCCGACGACTAA
- a CDS encoding 6-pyruvoyl trahydropterin synthase family protein produces MTDRVAEEHSSLVDAGERELVVGGDRPIRISAGHRIMHHDGKCSRPHGHNYAVTVRLVGELTEEGWIADKGAVTDAIDAWDHRFLLEAGDPLIEAFEDSGDGDAVVVLDAPPTAEVMSVLLEERLAEALPDTVSEVDVTVRETSELAAGQ; encoded by the coding sequence ATGACCGATAGAGTCGCCGAAGAACACTCGTCGCTCGTCGACGCGGGCGAGCGGGAACTGGTCGTCGGGGGCGACCGGCCGATCCGCATCAGCGCGGGCCACCGGATCATGCACCACGACGGCAAGTGCAGCAGGCCCCACGGACACAACTACGCCGTGACCGTGCGCCTGGTCGGCGAGCTGACCGAGGAGGGGTGGATCGCCGACAAGGGCGCGGTCACGGACGCCATCGACGCCTGGGACCACCGCTTCCTGCTGGAGGCGGGCGACCCGCTGATCGAGGCCTTCGAGGACAGCGGCGACGGCGACGCCGTCGTCGTCCTGGACGCCCCGCCGACCGCCGAGGTCATGTCCGTCCTGCTGGAGGAGCGGCTGGCCGAGGCGCTGCCCGACACGGTCAGCGAGGTCGACGTGACCGTCCGGGAGACCAGCGAGCTCGCGGCGGGGCAGTGA